The following nucleotide sequence is from Candidatus Chlamydia corallus.
AGAAGAACCCCTGAGCACATCTCCATCTTGTATTTTCCAAAAAAAGGTTCATAGAAAAATGGAAGGAAAAGAACTCCTGGAAGCTGCATACGATTCAGCTCTTCTGCCATTTTTTTACCATCCATCCAAGGAGCACCAAGCACTTTAAAAGGTAAGGTATAGCCTACACCAATACTAGCTACAGACAATGCACCTAAAATACCTGTTGCAGCATAAAAAAAGGGCGATTGCGGATCTGGCATTTGAGGACTTGTAGGTATCCAGATCAATCCTGTTTCATCGAACGTCATAGAGCGATTCCAACCTTTCATAGGGATTACGACAACGTTAGCTTTAGGAGCATAGGTCTTTTTAAAAAACAATGCTAATTCCCCAGGTGTCATGCCGTAGCAATACGGAATTGCTGGAGAATCTGAAGATGGAAGATTAGGAATAGGTCCATCAACAATCATTCCTCCCATAGGATTCGGTCGATCTAAAATAATCAGCTGCTTTCCGTGGTTTTCAGAAGCTTTTACCACTTGCATCAGCACTGTAACAAAGCTATAGGAACGCACACCAATATCTTGAACGTCATAAATAAAGACATCACAATCCTGGCCAACCTCTTTTGGAATCTCCTTAAGGCCATGCAAAGATAAAGAACGTAAATTTGGATATATTGAAGGCTGACTTCTAGAGGTTTCCGCAGGTATAGCTCCGTAATAGCCGTGTTCCAAGGTGCAGAGGATTTCAACCACACAATCGTACTTATGAGAGTAAAATACAGAGAGCGCGTCTTGCCCCTTACTGTTGATAGCTGCGCTATGAGAAATTAGGGCTATTTTCTTTCCTCGAATGTAACGTGTATACTGTTCTTCAGAAAAAATGCGGTCTAAGCCCACAAAGACTTGGGCACAACCTATATAGGGGAAAATACAACTTAACAATAAAAAGGAGTAAAAAATTCTTTTCATTCTGAAACTCAAAATTGAAAAAATATTGCTCGATAATCATAAAAGTTCATTGGAGCAAAAATAAACTACAAGTCTACCTTACTAGCGGTTGCGTAGATACAATGTATGTTGTACTTTAACTAGAAGGATTTTCATCAGCTAGTAATTAGGTGTACGCTTGCTGATTTGATCTTGTTAGAACTCTATAACTTCAAAACATTAAGAAAGATTCATGAAAATTGTTATTGCCAGTTCTCATGGTTACAAAATACGCGAAACAAAGACTTTTTTAAAGCTCTTAGGTAATTTCGATATCTTTTCTCTTTGCGATTTTCCTGACTACAAGCTTCCCCAAGAAGAAAAAGATTCTACAACAGCTAACGCCCTTGCTAAAGGGATTCATGCCGCCAATCATTTAGGGTCCTGGGTGATTGCAGATGATACGATGTTACGCGTACCTGC
It contains:
- a CDS encoding DUF1343 domain-containing protein, which gives rise to MKRIFYSFLLLSCIFPYIGCAQVFVGLDRIFSEEQYTRYIRGKKIALISHSAAINSKGQDALSVFYSHKYDCVVEILCTLEHGYYGAIPAETSRSQPSIYPNLRSLSLHGLKEIPKEVGQDCDVFIYDVQDIGVRSYSFVTVLMQVVKASENHGKQLIILDRPNPMGGMIVDGPIPNLPSSDSPAIPYCYGMTPGELALFFKKTYAPKANVVVIPMKGWNRSMTFDETGLIWIPTSPQMPDPQSPFFYAATGILGALSVASIGVGYTLPFKVLGAPWMDGKKMAEELNRMQLPGVLFLPFFYEPFFGKYKMEMCSGVLLVLEDPKIFYPVETLCTIWGVLKALYPEQIEQTLKSIDRIPARRSSICNLFGGEDFLNISHKERYVVWPLRRLCKESRESFHQLRSSCLLPEYPES